Sequence from the Streptomyces sp. NBC_00440 genome:
TAACCGGATGAGGTGAAACATTACGCCCAAATCGGGCAGTGGGTTGACAGCGAGGGCGAGAGCCGCTCTCCTGGTCCCATGCCAGCGACCGCAGCGTTCTCCGTGACCCACGCCCGTGGGTTCCGCAGCGCTGTCCAGGCGTGCTGTTGCTGTTCCAGCTGTTGATGCCACCGAGCTCCAGCGTCTTTCCGCAGCCCTGACTGCACCTCTCTGCGACACCCCAGCACTTTCACTGCCGAGGAACCCCCGCACCATGAACAGCGACAGCGACCTCCAGATCGCCGGCGACATCCTCGCCGTCCAGCACCTGCTCCAGCCCGCCCGCGAGCACCCGGCCACGGTGGCCGAGTTCGCCGGGCTCGCACGGTCCATCGCCGCGGACCGCGGCCAGTGGGCCCATCTCGTCGAGTACGACGCGGTCTCCCGCTGGTACCACCGGCTGCGCACCGTGCCCCAGGTTCCCGGCTCCGACCGGGCAGGGCAGGCCCCGCCCGCGTCACTCGGGTCACTCGGCTACGAGGTCTGGCTGCTCAGCTGGGTCCCGGGGCAGGGCAGCGGGCCGCACGGCCACGGGCGTTCGTCCGGTGTACTGACCGTCCTGGACGGCACGCTGACCGAGCGGACCGAAGGTGGCGTACGGTCCCTGGCCGCGGGCGCTCAGCGCGTCTTCGCGCCGGGGTACGCCCACGAGGTCGTCAACGACTCGCTGGAACCGGCCGTCAGCCTGCACATCTACTACCCGGGCCTGACCGAGATGCCGATGCACAGCCCGCAGTGCGCGGTCCCGGCCGCGCAGGACGCCGTACCCGCCTGACAGCCACGTGCCCGTGACCCCCCACCGCCCCTAAAAGGTTCCGGCTTCGCCTGACAGTCCCGCCCGTCGCCCGACCACCACCCCTCAACGGATCAGGCTTCGCCTGACAGACTGTCTGCATGCGCATTGTGGTTCTGGCCGGCGGCATCGGTGGTGCCCGATTCCTGCGTGGCCTCAAGCAGGCCGCGCCTGACGCGGACATCACCGTCATCGGCAACACCGGTGACGACATCCATCTGTTCGGGCTGAAGGTCTGTCCCGACCTCGACACGGTGATGTACACCCTCGGCGGTGGCATCAACGAGGAGCAGGGCTGGGGGCGTACCGACGAGTCCTTCACCGTCAAGGACGAACTCGCCGCGTACGGCGTCGGACCCGAGTGGTTCGGGCTCGGCGACCGTGACTTCGCGACGCACATCGTCCGTACCCAGATGCTCGGCGCGGGCTATCCGCTGAGCGCCGTCACCGAGGCCCTGTGCGAGCGGTGGCAGCCCGGGGTGCGGCTCATCCCGATGTCGGACGACCGGATCGAGACACATGTCGCCGTCGACATCGACGGCGAGCGCAAGGCCATTCACTTCCAGGAGTACTGGGTGCGGCTGCGCGCGTCGGTCGAGGCGGCGGCGGTCGTGCCGGTCGGCGCCGACCGGGCGAAGCCCGCACCGGGCGTCCTCGACGCCATCGCAGCCGCCGACGTCGTCATCTTCCCGCCGTCCAACCCGGTGGTCTCGGTCGGCACCATCCTCGCCGTGCCCGGCATCCGGGAGGCCATCGCCGACGCGGGTGTGCCGGTCGTGGGGCTCTCGCCCATCGTCGGGGACGCCCCCGTGCGCGGGATGGCCGACAAGGTCCTCGCCGCCGTCGGCGTCGATTCGACGGCGGCAGCGGTGGCCGAGCACTACGGTTCGGGTCTGCTGGACGGCTGGCTGGTCGACACCGTCGACGCCGCGTCCGTGGCCCGGGTCGAGGAGGCGGGGATCCGCTGCCGGGCCGTGCCGCTGATGATGACCGACCTGGATGCGACCGCCGCGATGGCCCATGCGGCGCTCACCCTGGCCGAAGAGGTCAGGGCGTGACGTCCTTCCGCGTCTGGGCCG
This genomic interval carries:
- a CDS encoding cysteine dioxygenase; its protein translation is MNSDSDLQIAGDILAVQHLLQPAREHPATVAEFAGLARSIAADRGQWAHLVEYDAVSRWYHRLRTVPQVPGSDRAGQAPPASLGSLGYEVWLLSWVPGQGSGPHGHGRSSGVLTVLDGTLTERTEGGVRSLAAGAQRVFAPGYAHEVVNDSLEPAVSLHIYYPGLTEMPMHSPQCAVPAAQDAVPA
- the cofD gene encoding 2-phospho-L-lactate transferase, translating into MRIVVLAGGIGGARFLRGLKQAAPDADITVIGNTGDDIHLFGLKVCPDLDTVMYTLGGGINEEQGWGRTDESFTVKDELAAYGVGPEWFGLGDRDFATHIVRTQMLGAGYPLSAVTEALCERWQPGVRLIPMSDDRIETHVAVDIDGERKAIHFQEYWVRLRASVEAAAVVPVGADRAKPAPGVLDAIAAADVVIFPPSNPVVSVGTILAVPGIREAIADAGVPVVGLSPIVGDAPVRGMADKVLAAVGVDSTAAAVAEHYGSGLLDGWLVDTVDAASVARVEEAGIRCRAVPLMMTDLDATAAMAHAALTLAEEVRA